In one Saccharibacillus brassicae genomic region, the following are encoded:
- the rnpA gene encoding ribonuclease P protein component yields the protein MQKKLRLRNRAEFTRVYRHGKSFANRQLVLYWFPKRDVEQFRMGVSVSKKVGNAVVRNRMRRLMKEIVRQHADEIIDHLDLVFIVRKGALDLEYKELEKSVMHVLRKSSLLKRKGRETGGPGVRG from the coding sequence GTGCAAAAAAAGCTACGATTACGAAACCGTGCCGAGTTCACCCGCGTATACCGTCACGGCAAGTCTTTCGCGAACCGGCAGCTGGTCCTGTACTGGTTCCCGAAGCGTGACGTCGAGCAATTTCGCATGGGCGTATCGGTCAGCAAAAAAGTGGGCAATGCGGTCGTTCGCAACCGGATGCGCCGTCTTATGAAAGAAATCGTCCGGCAGCATGCCGACGAAATCATCGACCATCTCGACCTGGTCTTCATCGTCCGCAAGGGCGCGCTCGATCTGGAGTATAAGGAATTGGAGAAGAGCGTCATGCACGTGCTTCGCAAATCCTCGCTGCTCAAACGCAAAGGCCGCGAAACGGGCGGTCCGGGGGTCCGCGGATGA
- a CDS encoding aminotransferase class V-fold PLP-dependent enzyme, with the protein MEQTDKPVIYLDHAATSWPKPASVLAAMEHSMREEAANPGRGGHRMAVSAGRVLVRTRMLLGRLFGVPNPSDIVFMPNTTAALNQAIKGLLRPGDHVISTMTEHNSVRRPLEYMRRECGVQVDYVPADEAGRIDLDGLSALCRANTRLIVCNHSSNLLGSILPVADIAEIARSRGALLLVDAAQSAGVLDIDVGRLGIDLLAFPGHKGLLGPQGTGGLYIHPSIDLLPLIHGGTGSQSEEADQPSVRPDRYEAGTPNTVGIAGLGAGVRHVLAEGPSVIGRREWELTQELMGHLSAVEGLSLLGPKPGEPRTGIVSFTLQGIDSAEIAFRLDREYGIAVRAGYHCTPLAHRAAKTIDGGAVRSSVGFDTTGTETEALAQAVREIARSVSR; encoded by the coding sequence ATGGAACAGACCGACAAGCCGGTGATCTATCTGGATCATGCGGCGACTTCCTGGCCGAAGCCGGCTTCCGTGCTTGCGGCCATGGAGCATTCGATGCGCGAAGAAGCGGCTAACCCGGGACGGGGCGGCCATCGCATGGCGGTCTCGGCCGGCCGGGTGCTCGTACGCACGCGCATGCTGCTCGGCCGGCTGTTCGGCGTGCCGAATCCGAGCGATATCGTCTTCATGCCGAATACGACGGCAGCGCTCAACCAGGCGATCAAAGGACTGCTGCGTCCGGGCGACCACGTCATCTCCACGATGACCGAGCACAATTCCGTGCGCCGTCCGCTGGAGTATATGCGGCGGGAATGCGGTGTGCAGGTCGATTACGTACCGGCGGACGAAGCGGGGCGGATCGATCTGGACGGGCTGTCGGCGCTCTGCCGGGCAAACACGCGGCTGATCGTATGCAATCACAGCTCGAATCTGCTCGGAAGCATTCTTCCTGTCGCGGACATCGCCGAGATCGCGCGCAGCCGCGGAGCCTTACTGCTGGTCGACGCCGCGCAGAGCGCGGGCGTGCTCGATATCGACGTCGGCCGCCTCGGGATCGACCTGCTGGCTTTTCCCGGGCACAAAGGGCTGCTCGGTCCGCAGGGCACCGGCGGGTTGTATATCCATCCGTCGATCGACCTTCTGCCGCTGATCCACGGCGGAACAGGCAGCCAATCCGAAGAAGCCGACCAGCCTTCGGTGCGTCCCGACCGCTACGAAGCGGGCACGCCCAACACGGTCGGCATCGCCGGATTGGGAGCGGGAGTCCGGCATGTGCTGGCGGAAGGGCCGTCCGTTATCGGGCGCAGGGAATGGGAGTTGACGCAGGAGTTAATGGGACATTTGTCCGCTGTAGAAGGACTATCTTTGCTCGGGCCCAAGCCGGGCGAACCGAGGACAGGCATCGTCTCCTTCACGCTGCAGGGAATCGATTCCGCCGAGATCGCTTTTCGGCTGGACCGCGAATACGGCATTGCCGTGCGCGCCGGGTATCATTGCACGCCGCTTGCGCATCGGGCGGCCAAGACGATCGACGGCGGGGCGGTCCGCAGCAGCGTAGGGTTCGATACGACCGGGACAGAGACGGAAGCATTGGCGCAGGCCGTTCGGGAAATCGCGCGCTCCGTTTCCCGTTGA
- a CDS encoding DUF4446 family protein: MAELNELIAQQLFGVVAVLAVLVILLLIIVLAQSVKVSRLRKRYERMMAGAGVEDLESLLLNLKMQTDSVEDEQEKQRRAMTLIEQRQRMAKTKLGMKRYNAFSDQGSDLSFSFALLDELDNGIVISGLHNRDSSYVYAKPLEQGASKYALSAEEKEAVELARREGTR; the protein is encoded by the coding sequence ATGGCAGAATTGAATGAGTTGATTGCGCAACAATTATTTGGGGTCGTGGCCGTTCTGGCGGTATTGGTTATCCTCCTTCTGATCATCGTGTTGGCCCAGTCCGTCAAAGTGAGCCGGCTGCGCAAGCGTTACGAACGCATGATGGCGGGCGCGGGCGTGGAAGATCTGGAATCGCTGCTGCTGAATTTGAAAATGCAGACCGATTCGGTGGAAGACGAGCAGGAGAAGCAGCGCCGCGCGATGACGTTGATCGAGCAGCGGCAGCGGATGGCGAAGACGAAGCTCGGCATGAAGCGCTACAATGCTTTTTCCGACCAGGGGAGCGATCTCAGCTTCTCGTTCGCGCTGCTCGACGAGCTGGACAACGGCATCGTCATCAGCGGCCTGCACAATCGGGACAGCTCCTACGTGTACGCCAAGCCGCTTGAGCAGGGCGCTTCGAAGTACGCGCTGTCCGCGGAAGAAAAAGAAGCGGTCGAACTGGCACGCCGGGAGGGAACGCGGTGA
- the noc gene encoding nucleoid occlusion protein, with amino-acid sequence MKEQFSRLFGLTERSAGDEVKQIPIDEIVSSPYQPRTIFDEAKIEELCQTIRTHGVIQPIVVRLRGGKYEIIAGERRWRAVRKLGLPAVPAIVREFNDSQTASIALIENLQREGLTAIEEAAAYEKLIELHQLTQESLAQRLGKSQSTIANKLRLLQLPEPVKLALMERKITERHARALLPLGSGELQLKLLKEIVDKELNVKQTEARVAFYKEAVPVKKSKRVSYTKDVRLALNTIRQSIDMVSGSGLDIRTTEADQGDHYEIVIRIPKQT; translated from the coding sequence ATGAAAGAGCAATTTTCCAGGTTATTCGGGCTGACGGAACGTTCGGCCGGAGACGAAGTCAAACAGATCCCGATCGACGAGATCGTGAGCAGTCCTTACCAGCCGCGAACGATCTTCGACGAAGCCAAGATCGAAGAGCTGTGCCAGACGATTCGAACGCACGGCGTCATTCAGCCGATCGTCGTTCGCCTGCGCGGCGGCAAGTACGAGATCATCGCCGGCGAACGGCGCTGGCGCGCCGTGCGGAAGCTCGGCCTTCCGGCCGTTCCGGCGATCGTGCGCGAGTTCAACGATTCGCAGACGGCTTCGATCGCGCTGATCGAAAATTTGCAGCGCGAAGGGCTGACGGCGATCGAAGAAGCGGCCGCTTACGAGAAGCTGATCGAGCTGCATCAGCTGACCCAGGAAAGCCTGGCCCAGCGTCTCGGCAAAAGCCAATCGACGATCGCCAACAAGCTGCGCCTGCTGCAGCTGCCGGAGCCGGTCAAGCTGGCGCTGATGGAGCGCAAAATTACGGAACGCCATGCCCGCGCGCTGCTGCCGCTCGGCAGCGGCGAACTTCAACTCAAGCTGCTGAAAGAAATCGTCGACAAAGAGCTGAACGTGAAACAGACGGAAGCCCGGGTCGCTTTTTACAAAGAAGCCGTGCCGGTCAAAAAGTCCAAGCGCGTCTCCTACACCAAAGACGTGCGGCTTGCGCTGAACACGATCCGTCAGTCGATCGACATGGTATCCGGATCGGGCCTGGATATTCGCACGACGGAAGCCGACCAGGGGGATCACTACGAAATCGTGATTCGGATTCCGAAGCAGACCTGA
- the rsmG gene encoding 16S rRNA (guanine(527)-N(7))-methyltransferase RsmG: MDEIQQRFTDRLKPHGIELNEQQLKQFETYYELLVEWNEKMNLTGITEREQVYEKHFYDSLTLAFYVNMKKVNSLADIGSGAGFPGIPLKIAFPHLKLCIIDSLNKRITFLKALSEGLGLQNAEFLHGRAEEWGHKRGYRDSFDLVTARAVARLAVLNEFCLPFVKPEGIFAAMKGTDPAEEIADAQKSLRELRGEIVGVEAFRLPSDDSDRHIIRVSKFAITPYKYPRTPGLPMKKPLV; the protein is encoded by the coding sequence ATGGACGAGATACAACAACGGTTCACGGATCGGCTCAAGCCGCACGGGATCGAACTGAACGAACAACAGCTGAAGCAGTTCGAGACGTATTACGAACTGCTGGTCGAATGGAACGAGAAGATGAACCTGACCGGCATTACCGAGCGCGAGCAGGTGTACGAGAAGCATTTCTACGATTCGCTGACGCTGGCCTTTTACGTGAATATGAAAAAGGTGAACAGCCTCGCCGATATCGGCTCGGGCGCCGGCTTCCCCGGCATTCCGCTCAAAATCGCGTTCCCGCACCTGAAATTGTGCATTATCGATTCGCTGAACAAGCGGATTACGTTCCTCAAGGCGCTGTCGGAAGGACTCGGGCTCCAAAATGCCGAGTTCCTGCACGGACGCGCCGAAGAATGGGGACACAAACGCGGCTACCGCGATTCGTTCGATCTGGTGACGGCCCGCGCGGTAGCGCGCCTCGCCGTGCTGAACGAGTTCTGCCTGCCGTTCGTCAAGCCGGAAGGCATCTTCGCGGCAATGAAAGGCACGGACCCGGCTGAAGAAATCGCCGATGCCCAGAAGAGCCTGCGCGAACTGCGCGGCGAGATCGTGGGCGTCGAAGCGTTCCGGCTGCCGTCCGACGACTCGGATCGCCATATTATCCGAGTCTCGAAATTCGCGATTACGCCGTACAAGTATCCGCGTACGCCGGGTCTGCCGATGAAAAAGCCGCTCGTGTAA
- the mnmE gene encoding tRNA uridine-5-carboxymethylaminomethyl(34) synthesis GTPase MnmE, with protein MISDTIAAISTAVGEGGIAVIRVSGPEAVGEVSRLFRGAKPLTEVPTHTVHYGFMVDPDTKEKLEEVLVTLMLAPKSFTTEDVVEISAHGGVVSVRRIMELLLKQKIRLAEPGEFTKRAFLNGRIDLSQAEGVIDLIRSKSDKAFSVAFKQVEGDLSRRIQELRQTLIETLAHIEVNIDYPEHDVESMTSLFIQEKCGAVLEEVERLLKTSNQGKILREGITTAIVGRPNVGKSSLLNALSGQNRAIVTDIPGTTRDVIEEFITINNIPLKLLDTAGIRETLDVVERIGVERSRTALNEADLILLVLSGGDQLDEEEVRLMEQISGRQSIVILNKMDLPQKIETEKVRQFYKEELIVPMTVKDSEGIDRLEEAISSLFFAGKLESADLTYVSNVRHIALLHQTQRSLRDAIEAAEMLVPIDMIQIDVRMAWEQLGEIVGDTAQDSLIDQIFSQFCLGK; from the coding sequence ATGATTAGCGATACGATTGCAGCGATCTCCACGGCCGTCGGCGAAGGCGGCATTGCCGTGATTCGCGTCAGCGGGCCCGAAGCGGTCGGGGAAGTCAGCCGGTTGTTTCGCGGCGCCAAGCCGCTGACCGAAGTCCCTACCCATACGGTGCATTACGGCTTCATGGTCGATCCCGACACGAAGGAGAAGCTGGAAGAAGTGCTCGTCACCCTGATGCTCGCGCCCAAGTCGTTCACGACCGAAGACGTAGTCGAGATCAGCGCGCACGGCGGCGTCGTCTCGGTCCGGCGCATCATGGAACTGCTGCTGAAGCAGAAGATCCGTCTGGCCGAACCGGGCGAGTTCACGAAGCGCGCGTTCCTGAACGGCCGGATCGACCTGTCGCAGGCGGAAGGCGTTATCGACCTGATCCGCTCCAAATCGGACAAAGCGTTCTCCGTCGCGTTCAAGCAGGTGGAAGGCGATCTGTCCCGCCGCATTCAGGAACTTCGGCAGACGCTGATCGAGACGCTGGCGCATATCGAAGTCAATATCGATTATCCCGAGCATGACGTGGAATCGATGACCTCGCTGTTTATTCAGGAAAAATGCGGAGCCGTGCTGGAAGAAGTCGAACGGCTGCTTAAGACGTCCAATCAGGGTAAAATTTTGCGCGAAGGCATTACGACGGCGATCGTCGGCCGCCCGAACGTCGGCAAATCGTCGCTGCTCAACGCGCTGTCCGGCCAGAACCGGGCGATCGTGACCGATATTCCGGGCACGACGCGCGACGTGATCGAAGAATTCATTACGATCAACAATATTCCGCTCAAGCTGCTCGACACGGCCGGCATCCGCGAGACGCTGGACGTCGTGGAACGGATCGGGGTCGAACGTTCCCGCACCGCGCTGAACGAAGCCGACCTGATCCTGCTCGTGCTCAGCGGCGGCGATCAACTGGACGAAGAAGAAGTCCGGTTGATGGAGCAGATCAGCGGGCGCCAGTCGATCGTCATTTTGAACAAAATGGATCTGCCGCAAAAAATCGAGACGGAAAAAGTGCGCCAGTTCTACAAAGAAGAGCTGATCGTGCCGATGACCGTTAAAGACAGCGAAGGCATCGACCGGCTGGAAGAAGCCATCTCCTCGCTGTTCTTCGCCGGCAAACTCGAAAGCGCCGACCTGACGTACGTGTCGAACGTGCGCCATATCGCGCTGCTGCACCAGACGCAGCGTTCGCTGCGCGACGCGATCGAAGCGGCGGAGATGCTCGTGCCGATCGACATGATCCAGATCGACGTCCGCATGGCCTGGGAACAGCTCGGCGAGATCGTCGGCGATACCGCCCAGGACTCGCTGATCGACCAGATCTTCTCCCAGTTTTGTCTGGGCAAATAA
- the jag gene encoding RNA-binding cell elongation regulator Jag/EloR, which yields MTSKVTAVGKTVEEAISQGLAQLGAARDRVEVNVLEHPSRGFLGLFGGRKAKVELTLIRSNRAAADQAPSSAQTEAGSRRDMPADELAPRRERPNPAAPAPAKPTGEGGTDAPRRERPNPAAPGPAGSAAAPQREASASAGVRPEERYREAADFIRDVAESMGLEVEVDIRKNRDGGLLDISGPDLGMLIGRRGQTLDALQLLASVVANRDSDKFIRLTLDAENFRRRRAKTLEDLADRLAERVVRSRKEVVLEPMPSQERKVIHARLQNHPEVETGSRGDEPNRRVVITLK from the coding sequence ATGACGAGCAAAGTGACGGCTGTGGGAAAAACGGTAGAAGAAGCCATATCGCAGGGGCTGGCTCAGCTCGGCGCCGCGAGGGATCGCGTCGAGGTGAACGTGCTGGAGCATCCTTCCCGAGGATTTCTCGGGCTGTTCGGCGGCCGAAAGGCCAAAGTCGAACTCACGTTGATCCGCTCGAATCGTGCCGCTGCCGATCAGGCGCCGTCTTCCGCCCAAACGGAAGCGGGCAGTCGGCGGGATATGCCCGCCGACGAGCTTGCGCCGCGCCGCGAGCGGCCCAACCCGGCCGCGCCGGCACCCGCGAAGCCGACCGGCGAAGGCGGAACCGACGCGCCGCGCCGGGAACGGCCGAATCCGGCCGCACCGGGCCCTGCAGGGTCCGCCGCCGCGCCGCAGCGGGAAGCGTCGGCATCCGCCGGCGTCCGTCCCGAGGAACGCTACCGGGAAGCGGCCGATTTCATTCGCGACGTGGCCGAGTCGATGGGCCTCGAAGTCGAAGTCGATATCCGCAAGAACCGGGATGGCGGCCTGCTCGACATTTCGGGCCCGGATCTCGGGATGCTGATCGGACGCCGCGGCCAGACGCTGGATGCGCTGCAGCTGCTCGCAAGCGTCGTGGCGAACCGTGATTCGGACAAGTTCATCCGTCTGACGCTGGATGCGGAGAACTTCCGCCGCCGCCGCGCCAAGACGCTCGAAGATTTGGCCGATCGCCTGGCCGAACGCGTCGTTCGCTCACGCAAGGAAGTCGTGCTGGAGCCGATGCCTTCGCAGGAGCGCAAAGTTATCCATGCGCGTCTGCAGAATCATCCCGAAGTCGAGACGGGAAGCCGGGGCGACGAACCGAACCGGCGCGTCGTGATCACGCTCAAATAA
- a CDS encoding ParB/RepB/Spo0J family partition protein: MGKGLGRGLDALIPSLSVGENDPIVDIPLDRLRANPYQPRHHFDEDGLRELAESIRQHGVIQPIIVRSVLRGYEIIAGERRTRASALAGKSRIPAVVREFSDQQVMEIALIENVQRENLNAMEIAVAYQSLMDEFKMTQEELSAKVGKSRSHIANFLRLLSLPDEVKEHVSRGTLSMGHAKAIVGLKNPAFQIELAEKAMREGWSVRELEEAVQELGTKSGGTVKNKTKKRDPYIADVEDSLREHFKTTVKIKPGSKEKGKIELSYYDQQDLQRLLDLLQ, translated from the coding sequence ATCGGCAAAGGGCTCGGCCGCGGGCTGGATGCGCTTATCCCTTCGTTATCGGTAGGGGAAAACGATCCGATCGTCGATATTCCGCTGGACCGGCTGCGCGCCAATCCGTATCAGCCGCGGCATCACTTCGACGAAGACGGGCTGCGCGAACTGGCCGAATCGATCCGCCAGCACGGCGTGATCCAGCCGATCATCGTGCGCAGCGTGCTCAGAGGCTACGAGATCATCGCCGGCGAACGCCGGACACGCGCTTCGGCGCTGGCGGGCAAAAGCCGTATTCCGGCTGTCGTGCGCGAGTTTAGCGATCAGCAGGTGATGGAGATCGCGCTGATCGAGAACGTGCAGCGGGAAAATCTGAACGCGATGGAGATCGCGGTCGCTTACCAGTCGCTGATGGACGAGTTCAAAATGACGCAGGAAGAGCTGTCCGCCAAAGTCGGCAAGTCCCGTTCGCATATCGCGAATTTTCTGCGGCTGCTGTCGCTGCCGGACGAAGTGAAAGAGCATGTTTCACGTGGAACGCTCTCGATGGGCCATGCGAAAGCGATCGTCGGCCTCAAAAATCCGGCGTTCCAAATCGAGCTTGCCGAAAAAGCGATGCGCGAAGGCTGGAGCGTGCGGGAGCTGGAAGAAGCGGTGCAGGAACTGGGCACGAAATCCGGCGGCACGGTGAAAAACAAAACGAAAAAGCGCGATCCGTACATCGCCGACGTGGAAGATTCGCTGCGCGAACATTTCAAGACGACGGTCAAGATCAAACCGGGCAGCAAAGAAAAAGGTAAGATCGAACTGAGTTATTACGACCAGCAGGATTTGCAGCGGCTGCTTGATCTGCTGCAATAA
- the mnmG gene encoding tRNA uridine-5-carboxymethylaminomethyl(34) synthesis enzyme MnmG: MTYSGGEFDVIVVGAGHAGVESALAAARMGCKTLMVTINLDMVAFMPCNPSIGGPAKGHVVREIDALGGEMGRNIDKTFIQMRMLNTGKGPAVHALRAQADKFDYQQTMKETMEKERNLTMRQGMVEELIVEDGKCVGVLTKTGTRYTAKSVVLTTGTYLRGKIIMGELMYESGPNNQQPSVRLAEHLRELGFDLVRFKTGTPPRVHKDTIDFSKTEIQPGDDKPKFFSYETKGSTNEQLPCWLTYTSPDTHQIINDNLHRAPMFSGLIEGTGPRYCPSIEDKVVRFSDKSKHQIFLEPEGKNTAEYYVQGLSTSLPEDVQLSMLRTIAGMEKVEIMRNGYAIEYDAMVPTQLWPTLETKLLPGLFTAGQLNGTSGYEEAAGQGIMAGINAARKAQGLDGIVLDRSQGYIGVLIDDLVTKGTNEPYRLLTSRAEYRLLLRHDNADLRLTPIGREIGLIGEERYAAFLDKKAKVDAEIERLRKTKVHPDQVNPMLERIGSAVINNGSDLLTILRRPEVSYVDIEPIVPTEVALDEEMKDQVEVQVKYAGYIEKQMAHVERLKKMEKKKLPEDLAYEEVRGLAMEAKQKLAAIRPLSIGQASRISGVTPADISILLVYLEQVNRVAAVRG, encoded by the coding sequence ATGACATACTCAGGCGGAGAATTTGACGTCATCGTCGTAGGAGCCGGACATGCCGGCGTCGAATCGGCGTTGGCCGCGGCCCGGATGGGCTGCAAGACGCTGATGGTGACGATCAACCTCGACATGGTCGCGTTCATGCCCTGCAACCCGTCGATCGGCGGCCCGGCCAAAGGCCATGTCGTGCGCGAGATCGATGCGCTCGGCGGCGAAATGGGACGCAATATCGACAAGACGTTTATCCAGATGCGGATGCTCAACACCGGCAAAGGCCCGGCCGTGCACGCGCTGCGCGCGCAGGCCGATAAATTCGATTATCAGCAGACGATGAAGGAAACGATGGAAAAAGAACGGAATCTCACCATGCGTCAGGGCATGGTGGAAGAACTGATCGTCGAAGACGGCAAATGCGTCGGCGTGCTGACCAAGACCGGCACGCGCTATACCGCCAAGTCGGTCGTACTGACGACCGGCACATACCTGCGCGGCAAAATCATCATGGGCGAGCTGATGTACGAGAGCGGCCCGAACAACCAGCAGCCGTCCGTGCGCCTGGCCGAACATCTGCGCGAGCTTGGTTTCGATCTCGTCCGCTTCAAGACGGGAACGCCGCCGCGCGTGCACAAGGACACGATCGACTTTTCCAAGACCGAGATCCAGCCGGGCGACGACAAGCCGAAGTTCTTTTCCTACGAAACGAAAGGGTCGACCAACGAGCAGCTTCCGTGCTGGCTGACCTACACGTCGCCGGATACGCATCAGATCATCAACGACAATCTGCACCGCGCGCCGATGTTCTCCGGTCTGATCGAAGGTACCGGCCCGCGTTACTGTCCGTCTATCGAGGACAAAGTGGTGCGCTTCAGCGACAAGTCGAAGCACCAGATTTTCCTGGAGCCGGAAGGCAAAAACACGGCCGAGTATTATGTGCAGGGCCTGTCCACCAGCCTGCCGGAAGACGTTCAGCTGAGCATGCTGCGCACGATCGCCGGTATGGAAAAGGTTGAAATCATGCGCAACGGCTACGCGATCGAATACGACGCGATGGTGCCGACGCAGCTGTGGCCGACGCTCGAAACGAAATTGCTGCCGGGCCTGTTCACCGCCGGACAGCTGAACGGAACGTCGGGCTACGAAGAAGCCGCGGGACAAGGCATCATGGCCGGCATCAACGCCGCGCGCAAAGCGCAGGGGCTGGACGGTATCGTGCTCGACCGTTCGCAGGGATATATCGGCGTCCTGATCGACGATCTCGTCACGAAAGGCACGAACGAGCCGTACCGCCTGCTCACTTCGCGCGCCGAATACCGCCTGCTGCTCCGTCACGACAACGCGGATCTGCGTCTGACGCCGATCGGCCGCGAGATCGGATTGATCGGGGAAGAGCGCTATGCAGCGTTCCTCGACAAAAAAGCGAAAGTCGATGCGGAGATCGAACGGCTGCGCAAAACGAAAGTGCATCCCGATCAGGTGAATCCGATGCTTGAACGGATCGGTTCGGCCGTGATCAACAACGGCTCCGACCTGCTGACCATTCTGCGCCGTCCGGAAGTGTCGTACGTCGATATCGAACCGATCGTTCCGACCGAAGTGGCACTGGACGAAGAGATGAAAGACCAGGTCGAAGTGCAGGTGAAATATGCCGGCTACATCGAGAAGCAGATGGCGCACGTGGAACGGTTGAAGAAAATGGAAAAGAAAAAGCTTCCGGAAGATCTGGCGTACGAAGAAGTGCGCGGTCTGGCGATGGAAGCGAAGCAGAAGCTGGCCGCGATTCGGCCGCTGTCGATCGGACAGGCTTCGCGTATTTCCGGCGTAACGCCCGCCGATATTTCGATCCTGCTCGTCTACCTGGAACAGGTTAACCGGGTAGCGGCGGTACGGGGGTAA
- a CDS encoding YidC/Oxa1 family membrane protein insertase, with the protein MSHLFKRRGKWLFVIAAVLLITVLAGCTPTTVLHTTEDLKNSGSFWQSNVVYWFALALDTFAEWFGGEYGLAVLLLVLIVRTLILPLTIKSVKSSKAMQKIQPEMQKLREQFKDDPQRMQQEQMRLFQENKVNPAAGCLPLIIQMPIFIALYNAIIYNSDLAQHSFLWMELGKPDIPLTLFAAATTFLQTWLMMRQNPAQQQGPMKFMLFVYPVLIFFMGYQFPSALPLYWAMSNVYTIVQNFFLYRNNDPKAAAAVIAQQGGTKSAGKNGGVSLAKGAGPVSSRKKKKKKR; encoded by the coding sequence GTGTCTCATTTGTTCAAACGCAGAGGCAAGTGGCTGTTCGTTATCGCCGCGGTCCTGCTGATTACCGTCCTTGCGGGCTGTACGCCGACTACGGTGCTGCATACGACAGAAGACTTGAAAAACAGCGGCAGCTTCTGGCAGAGCAACGTGGTGTATTGGTTCGCTCTGGCTCTGGACACGTTCGCCGAATGGTTCGGGGGCGAGTATGGCCTGGCCGTACTGCTGCTCGTGTTGATCGTGCGTACGCTTATTTTGCCGCTGACGATCAAATCGGTCAAAAGCTCCAAAGCGATGCAGAAGATCCAACCGGAAATGCAGAAGCTGAGAGAGCAGTTCAAGGACGATCCGCAGCGCATGCAGCAGGAGCAGATGCGTCTGTTCCAGGAGAACAAAGTCAATCCGGCCGCAGGCTGTCTGCCGTTGATCATTCAAATGCCAATCTTTATCGCCTTGTACAACGCCATCATCTATAACAGCGATCTGGCGCAGCATTCCTTCCTCTGGATGGAACTCGGCAAGCCGGACATTCCGTTGACGCTGTTCGCGGCGGCAACGACTTTCCTGCAAACGTGGCTGATGATGCGTCAGAACCCGGCGCAGCAGCAGGGCCCGATGAAGTTCATGCTGTTCGTGTACCCGGTACTGATCTTCTTCATGGGTTACCAATTCCCGTCCGCCCTCCCGCTGTACTGGGCAATGAGTAACGTCTACACGATCGTGCAAAACTTCTTCCTGTACCGCAACAACGATCCGAAAGCCGCAGCTGCCGTTATCGCGCAGCAGGGCGGAACGAAGTCTGCGGGCAAAAACGGCGGCGTAAGCCTCGCGAAGGGCGCAGGCCCGGTATCGAGCCGTAAAAAGAAAAAGAAAAAACGTTAA
- a CDS encoding ParA family protein, translating into MSKIIAIANQKGGVGKTTTSVNLSAGLAKLGKRVLLIDTDPQGNTTSGVGINKADVERCIYDILINEADPREVIVPTPIAGLDVIPATIQLAGAEIELVPIVSRELRLKKSIHAVRQDYDYVIIDCPPSLGILTINSLTAADSVLIPIQCEYYALEGLSQLLNTVRLVQKHLNTELQIEGVLLTMLDARTNLGLQVIEEVKKYFQDKVYETIIPRNVRLSEAPSHGQTIMTYDPRSKGAAHYMELAEEVLINE; encoded by the coding sequence TTGTCCAAAATCATAGCAATCGCCAACCAGAAAGGCGGAGTCGGCAAGACGACGACGTCTGTCAATCTGAGCGCGGGCCTGGCCAAGCTGGGCAAGCGCGTGCTGCTGATCGATACCGATCCGCAGGGCAACACGACAAGCGGGGTCGGCATCAATAAAGCCGACGTAGAACGGTGTATCTATGATATTCTGATCAACGAAGCCGATCCCCGGGAAGTGATCGTGCCTACGCCGATCGCAGGGCTCGACGTTATTCCCGCCACGATTCAACTCGCCGGCGCGGAGATCGAGCTGGTACCGATCGTCTCGCGGGAACTTCGGCTCAAGAAAAGTATCCATGCGGTCAGACAGGACTACGATTACGTCATCATCGATTGCCCGCCCTCTCTGGGTATCCTGACGATCAACTCGCTGACGGCCGCCGACTCGGTCCTGATTCCGATCCAATGCGAATATTACGCGCTGGAAGGCTTGAGCCAACTGCTCAACACGGTGCGTCTCGTACAGAAGCATCTCAATACGGAGCTCCAGATCGAAGGCGTGCTGCTGACGATGCTCGACGCGCGGACCAATCTCGGCCTGCAGGTCATCGAAGAAGTGAAGAAGTATTTTCAGGACAAAGTATACGAGACGATCATTCCGCGCAACGTGCGTCTGAGCGAAGCGCCTTCGCACGGCCAGACCATCATGACCTACGATCCCCGGTCCAAGGGAGCGGCGCACTATATGGAGCTGGCAGAGGAAGTGTTGATCAATGAATAA
- a CDS encoding DUF3343 domain-containing protein, protein MNGELLVMAFDSSQQALRAEMLLEEQQIGFELIPTPGEITAGCAMSLSFAESGLEPVLAVVRREHVEIRGIFRKNGAGYDRQV, encoded by the coding sequence GTGAACGGGGAGCTGCTTGTAATGGCGTTCGATTCTTCCCAGCAGGCGCTGCGCGCCGAGATGCTGCTCGAAGAACAGCAGATCGGCTTCGAACTCATTCCGACGCCCGGAGAGATTACGGCCGGCTGCGCGATGAGCTTGTCTTTTGCCGAATCCGGGCTGGAACCGGTCCTTGCCGTCGTCCGGCGGGAGCATGTCGAGATTCGCGGCATCTTCCGCAAAAACGGCGCGGGATACGATCGACAGGTGTAA